The following coding sequences are from one Arthrobacter crystallopoietes window:
- a CDS encoding YHS domain-containing protein yields the protein MGSCCSSNATNTTAEDLTLTTRPEQADSLARCPVMAGTPVDKADAEAKGLFRDYDGQRYWFCCAGCGPKFDADPATYANAG from the coding sequence ATGGGAAGCTGCTGCAGCTCGAACGCTACGAACACCACGGCCGAGGACCTGACCCTTACCACACGCCCCGAACAGGCCGACTCGCTCGCCCGGTGCCCGGTCATGGCCGGTACACCGGTCGACAAGGCCGATGCCGAGGCCAAGGGATTGTTCCGCGACTACGATGGCCAGCGATACTGGTTCTGCTGCGCCGGCTGCGGACCGAAGTTCGACGCCGACCCGGCCACCTACGCAAACGCGGGCTGA
- a CDS encoding metal-sensitive transcriptional regulator, which yields MDTTPATADTTVDGHTAHGYISDKARYLARMKRIEGQARGIHRMVDEEQYCIDILTQISALTSALRGVALGLLDDHMKHCLLDATHLGPEAAEAKIQEASDAIARFVRS from the coding sequence ATGGACACCACCCCTGCCACTGCGGACACCACCGTCGACGGCCATACAGCCCACGGTTATATCTCCGACAAAGCCCGCTACCTCGCCCGCATGAAGCGGATCGAAGGGCAGGCCCGAGGCATCCACCGGATGGTCGACGAGGAGCAGTACTGCATCGACATCCTCACCCAGATCTCTGCCCTGACCTCCGCCCTGCGAGGCGTCGCGCTGGGACTCCTCGACGACCACATGAAGCACTGCCTCCTCGACGCAACCCATCTCGGCCCGGAGGCGGCCGAAGCCAAGATCCAGGAAGCTTCCGACGCCATCGCCCGCTTCGTCCGCTCCTGA
- the hpaD gene encoding 3,4-dihydroxyphenylacetate 2,3-dioxygenase, whose protein sequence is MSNEIPKPSVPAPDIVRCAYMDLVVTDLAKSREFYVDVLGLHVTEEDENTIYLRSFEEFIHHNLVLRKGPVAAVASFAYRVKSPAEVDAAEAYYKELGCRTERRKDGFSKGIGDSVRVEDPLGFPYEFFYDVEHVERLTQRYDLYSAGELVRLDHFNQVTPDVPRGRKYLEDLGFRVSEDIKDSDGVTYAAWMHRKQTVHDTALTGGDGPRMHHVAFATHEKHNIIQICDKMGALRISDRIERGPGRHGVSNAFYLYILDPDGHRIEIYTQDYYTGDPDNPTVTWDVHDNQRRDWWGNPVVPSWYTEASLVLDLDGNPQEVIKRTDASEMAVTIGADGFSYTREPGEERGFKVGAQL, encoded by the coding sequence ATGAGCAACGAAATTCCCAAGCCCAGCGTCCCTGCTCCGGACATTGTCCGCTGCGCGTACATGGATTTGGTCGTCACGGACCTGGCCAAGTCCCGCGAGTTCTACGTGGATGTCCTCGGTCTGCACGTGACCGAAGAGGACGAGAACACCATCTACCTGCGCTCCTTCGAGGAGTTCATCCACCACAACCTGGTGCTGCGCAAGGGCCCGGTCGCCGCCGTTGCCTCGTTTGCCTACCGGGTGAAGTCCCCGGCCGAAGTGGACGCCGCCGAGGCGTACTACAAGGAACTCGGGTGCCGCACCGAGCGCCGCAAGGACGGCTTCTCCAAGGGCATCGGCGACTCCGTCCGCGTGGAGGACCCGCTGGGCTTCCCGTACGAGTTCTTCTACGACGTCGAGCACGTCGAGCGCCTCACCCAGCGCTACGACCTCTACAGCGCCGGCGAACTGGTCCGCCTGGACCACTTCAACCAGGTCACCCCGGACGTCCCGCGCGGCCGCAAGTACCTGGAGGACCTGGGCTTCCGCGTCTCCGAAGACATCAAGGATTCCGACGGCGTGACCTACGCGGCCTGGATGCACCGCAAGCAGACCGTCCACGACACCGCCCTCACCGGCGGCGACGGCCCGCGCATGCACCACGTTGCCTTCGCCACGCACGAAAAGCACAACATCATCCAGATCTGCGACAAGATGGGCGCCCTGCGCATCTCTGACCGGATCGAACGCGGCCCCGGCCGTCACGGCGTCTCCAACGCGTTCTACCTGTACATCCTGGATCCGGACGGCCACCGCATCGAGATCTACACCCAGGACTACTACACCGGCGACCCGGACAACCCCACCGTCACCTGGGACGTCCACGACAACCAGCGCCGCGACTGGTGGGGCAACCCGGTGGTCCCGTCCTGGTACACCGAGGCCTCCCTGGTCCTGGACCTGGACGGCAACCCCCAGGAAGTCATCAAGCGCACCGACGCCTCCGAAATGGCCGTGACCATCGGGGCCGACGGCTTCTCCTACACCCGCGAACCGGGCGAAGAGCGCGGCTTCAAGGTCGGCGCACAGCTCTAA
- the hpaE gene encoding 5-carboxymethyl-2-hydroxymuconate semialdehyde dehydrogenase: MSKHFVPENLPGHIQHYIDGKFVDSIGGETFEVLDPVSNQTYATAASGQTEDVDLAVAAAKHAFKEGPWPKMLPRERSRVLHKIADIVESRDDELAYLESYDSGLPITQAKGQARRAAENFRFFADLIVGLEDNAFKVPGRQINYVNRKPIGVAALITPWNVPFMQESWKLAPALATGNTVVMKPASYTPLSAALWPEIFREAGVPEGVFNLIFGSGGVAGDYLVKHPDVPIVSFTGDSSTGATISTAAAPQFKSLSLELGGKSPAVVFADADIEAALDATVFGVFSLNGERCTAGSRVLVQRDIYDDFVARFAERAKNIVVGLPSDPGTEVGSLVHPNHFDKVMSYIEIGKSEGRLLAGGGRPEGFPTGNYVAPTVFADVAPDARIFQEEIFGPVVAITPFDTDEEALELANNTKYGLAAYVWTTNLKRAHNFAHAIESGMVWLNSNNVRDLRTPFGGVKASGLGREGGYRSVDFYTTQQSVQITLNEAHSPKFGVEASKETGDA, from the coding sequence GTGAGCAAGCACTTTGTCCCGGAGAACCTGCCCGGCCACATCCAGCACTACATCGACGGCAAGTTTGTCGACTCCATCGGCGGCGAGACCTTTGAGGTCTTGGACCCGGTATCCAACCAGACTTACGCCACGGCTGCGTCCGGCCAGACGGAAGACGTGGACCTCGCCGTCGCGGCCGCTAAGCACGCCTTCAAGGAAGGCCCGTGGCCGAAGATGCTGCCCCGCGAACGCTCGCGAGTGCTGCACAAGATCGCCGATATCGTCGAATCCCGCGACGACGAACTCGCCTACCTCGAGAGCTACGACTCCGGCCTGCCGATCACCCAGGCCAAGGGCCAAGCCCGCCGCGCCGCCGAGAACTTCCGCTTCTTCGCCGACCTCATCGTCGGGCTGGAGGACAACGCGTTCAAGGTGCCCGGTCGCCAGATCAACTACGTAAACCGCAAGCCGATCGGCGTCGCCGCGCTGATCACGCCGTGGAACGTTCCTTTCATGCAGGAGTCGTGGAAGCTCGCCCCGGCACTCGCAACTGGCAACACCGTTGTCATGAAGCCGGCCAGCTACACGCCGCTCTCCGCCGCGCTGTGGCCCGAGATCTTCCGCGAGGCAGGCGTGCCCGAGGGAGTCTTCAACCTGATCTTCGGCTCCGGCGGCGTCGCGGGCGACTACCTCGTGAAGCACCCGGATGTGCCGATCGTTTCGTTCACCGGTGACAGCTCGACCGGTGCCACCATCTCGACCGCTGCCGCACCCCAGTTCAAGAGCCTCTCGCTCGAGCTTGGCGGCAAGAGCCCGGCTGTTGTCTTCGCCGACGCCGACATCGAGGCCGCCCTCGACGCCACTGTCTTCGGTGTGTTCAGCCTGAACGGCGAGCGTTGCACCGCCGGCAGCCGCGTGCTCGTGCAGCGCGACATCTACGATGACTTCGTGGCTCGCTTCGCCGAGCGCGCGAAGAACATCGTGGTGGGCCTCCCGAGCGATCCCGGGACCGAGGTCGGCTCGCTGGTGCACCCCAACCACTTCGACAAGGTCATGAGCTACATCGAGATCGGCAAGTCCGAGGGCCGCCTTCTCGCCGGCGGCGGTCGTCCCGAGGGTTTCCCCACGGGCAACTACGTTGCACCGACCGTGTTCGCCGACGTCGCCCCCGATGCCCGGATTTTCCAGGAGGAAATCTTCGGGCCTGTCGTTGCGATCACCCCCTTCGACACCGACGAAGAGGCGCTCGAGCTCGCGAACAACACTAAGTACGGTCTCGCAGCCTACGTCTGGACGACGAATTTGAAGCGCGCGCACAACTTCGCACACGCCATCGAGTCGGGCATGGTGTGGCTGAACTCGAACAATGTGCGCGACCTGCGCACCCCGTTCGGCGGCGTCAAGGCCTCGGGCCTCGGACGCGAGGGCGGCTACCGCTCGGTCGATTTCTACACCACGCAGCAGTCGGTGCAGATCACCCTCAATGAGGCCCACTCGCCCAAGTTCGGCGTTGAGGCCAGCAAGGAAACGGGCGACGCCTAA
- a CDS encoding isocitrate/isopropylmalate dehydrogenase family protein, which yields MTDYEIAVIPGDGIGPEVVDAALSVLKECEARYGLEINYTFHDFSADLYRRTGRKITAADMDEIGKADAVLFGAMGLPDVRGPEGLELGAQVEMRAHYGLFSSLRPVRLFPGVESPVKAKNVDMLVIRETSEGMFAGLADEHEPSDESASDRMTITRATCEKLFDVAFSQARARRKRGTPGHVTLLHKSNALRSNVLMEKVFDEVAAKNDDIGNAKFYIDAGSMYMVTNPERYDVVVTENIFGDIVSEIAAGLVGGLGVAPSADVSLTHGVFQPSHGSAPDIAGKGIANPTAMILSAAMMLEWLGERREDDRCTKAAQTIQSAVESTLATGPRARDLGGTAGTQEVVDAIVSALPA from the coding sequence ATGACTGATTACGAAATTGCTGTCATTCCCGGCGACGGAATCGGCCCTGAAGTTGTTGACGCAGCCCTGTCCGTGCTGAAGGAATGCGAAGCGCGCTACGGACTGGAGATCAACTACACCTTCCATGACTTCAGTGCAGACCTATACCGCCGTACCGGACGGAAGATCACTGCTGCCGACATGGATGAGATCGGCAAGGCGGACGCCGTGCTGTTCGGCGCCATGGGGCTGCCCGACGTGCGCGGACCGGAAGGTCTCGAATTGGGCGCCCAGGTTGAAATGCGGGCGCACTACGGACTCTTCTCAAGCCTGAGGCCGGTTCGGCTTTTTCCCGGCGTTGAGAGCCCTGTGAAGGCGAAGAACGTCGACATGCTCGTGATCCGCGAAACGTCCGAAGGGATGTTCGCAGGGCTGGCCGATGAGCACGAGCCCAGCGATGAGAGCGCGAGTGACCGCATGACGATCACCCGGGCCACGTGCGAAAAGCTTTTCGATGTTGCGTTCTCCCAGGCCCGCGCGCGCCGCAAGCGTGGAACCCCCGGGCATGTGACCCTGCTGCATAAGTCCAATGCCTTGCGCAGCAACGTCCTGATGGAGAAGGTGTTCGACGAGGTCGCCGCGAAGAACGACGATATCGGCAATGCAAAGTTCTACATTGACGCGGGTTCGATGTACATGGTTACCAACCCGGAACGATACGACGTCGTCGTCACGGAGAACATTTTCGGCGACATTGTTTCAGAGATTGCAGCCGGCCTCGTCGGCGGTCTCGGCGTCGCGCCTTCTGCCGACGTCAGTCTGACACATGGCGTGTTCCAGCCGTCTCACGGCAGCGCGCCCGATATCGCGGGCAAGGGGATCGCCAATCCGACGGCGATGATCCTGTCCGCCGCAATGATGCTGGAGTGGCTGGGCGAGCGCCGCGAGGACGACCGCTGCACCAAGGCGGCACAGACCATTCAAAGCGCCGTCGAGTCAACGCTGGCGACAGGCCCTCGTGCACGCGACCTCGGCGGGACAGCGGGCACGCAGGAAGTGGTGGACGCCATCGTCAGTGCCTTGCCTGCGTAG
- a CDS encoding NAD(P)-dependent oxidoreductase has protein sequence MTYKVLFLNPLKDYIDRLVDSTPDGFSITVMPAGADVADMCREAADADFLISGVEVPEEVFRAARNVKFIQYMSSGYGQLPLTVLNDLGVPVAQMKTHSISVAEHALTLMLTCLRRIPASMQLMREGKWRPDLDEMSYSELYNKTVGIVGLGNIGRWVGKIVHHGFGANVVFYDNAEIPLTVSELIPARPVTLEELMAISDVVCLSLPLNAESDQLIGRNELALMKRSGVLVNVGRGEVIDEAALIECLREGRIAGAGLDVFAREPLDTASELLNLEQVVCTPHMAGVGWENVQRRIATVWQNFDTVLRGGMPSGVVTATKRAANSPASLELVGGAARV, from the coding sequence ATGACATATAAGGTTCTGTTCCTCAACCCTTTGAAGGACTATATTGACCGCCTCGTGGATTCCACGCCTGACGGCTTCAGCATCACGGTGATGCCGGCAGGGGCGGATGTTGCAGACATGTGCCGTGAAGCTGCGGATGCCGATTTCCTCATTTCGGGCGTCGAGGTTCCCGAAGAGGTGTTCCGGGCCGCCCGGAACGTGAAGTTCATTCAGTACATGAGCTCCGGCTATGGGCAGTTGCCGCTGACAGTCCTGAACGACCTGGGTGTCCCGGTGGCCCAGATGAAGACCCATTCCATCTCCGTCGCGGAGCATGCGCTTACGTTGATGTTGACATGTCTGCGGCGGATTCCGGCCTCCATGCAGTTGATGCGCGAGGGGAAATGGCGCCCCGACCTGGACGAGATGTCCTACTCGGAGCTGTACAACAAGACAGTCGGGATCGTCGGCCTCGGAAATATCGGGCGCTGGGTCGGCAAGATCGTGCACCACGGCTTCGGCGCCAACGTGGTCTTCTATGACAACGCCGAGATCCCGTTGACCGTTTCCGAGCTCATCCCGGCGCGCCCCGTCACGCTGGAGGAGCTCATGGCGATCTCCGACGTCGTCTGCCTGAGTCTTCCGTTGAATGCGGAATCCGACCAGTTGATCGGGCGGAACGAACTGGCGCTGATGAAGCGCAGCGGTGTTCTCGTCAACGTCGGGCGCGGTGAGGTCATCGATGAGGCCGCGCTCATCGAGTGTCTGCGCGAAGGTCGCATCGCAGGGGCCGGACTCGATGTCTTTGCGCGAGAGCCATTGGACACTGCCAGCGAACTGCTGAATTTGGAGCAGGTGGTCTGCACGCCTCATATGGCAGGCGTCGGCTGGGAAAACGTCCAGCGGAGGATCGCGACCGTGTGGCAGAACTTCGATACGGTCCTACGCGGCGGCATGCCCAGCGGGGTCGTGACGGCGACAAAACGAGCGGCCAACAGCCCTGCCTCCTTGGAACTCGTCGGAGGAGCCGCGCGAGTCTAG
- a CDS encoding 2-hydroxycarboxylate transporter family protein, protein MYTTSTQEPSGTSDDARRDAREALEQETNASTESVLARPVDKTVDGRGAVHHPGAGWRRIASVPIALYLIMSAAVLTAAVTGTLPPSMLSGFAVTILLGGLFIWLGNRVPVIRDFGLPTILCTFAPATLAFFGLVPEQIITVASTFIDEQGFLDFFVMAIIAGSILGMPRALLVKAGPRFAVPVLGTITVTFLVIGAVSMVFGNGFIEGILLVAAPIMAGGLGLGALPMSEMYAARTGQDASAFMGDLMSAVVLANVFCIIFAGLLNGLGKNRPTLFAGFSGNGDLIRVKGNRRDLSMPKKDDHSTYITLGKGLLFAAVIFVVGELMGAYLTFLHPYAWAIIIMVTLKLTGWLPKDLEESATDWGDLINAVLVPALLVGVSLTYIKIDEVLVSLADPAFIILTFLCVLVAGLSSGIIGWLVKFNFVEVAIVPGLVMADTGGSGDVSVLSASERMHLMPFAAITNRIGGTLVLFLTSLMVPMLAL, encoded by the coding sequence ATGTACACCACCTCGACCCAAGAGCCATCGGGTACCAGCGACGACGCCCGGCGCGACGCGCGCGAGGCGCTCGAGCAGGAGACCAACGCCAGCACGGAGTCCGTCCTGGCCCGTCCGGTCGACAAGACCGTCGACGGCCGCGGCGCCGTGCACCACCCGGGTGCCGGCTGGAGGCGGATCGCCAGCGTGCCGATCGCGCTGTACCTGATCATGTCCGCCGCTGTGCTCACCGCGGCCGTGACCGGGACACTGCCGCCGTCAATGCTGTCCGGCTTCGCCGTGACGATCCTGCTGGGCGGCCTGTTCATCTGGCTCGGCAACCGGGTGCCGGTGATCCGCGACTTCGGTCTGCCGACCATCCTGTGCACCTTCGCCCCGGCCACACTGGCCTTCTTCGGTCTCGTCCCGGAGCAGATCATCACGGTGGCCAGCACCTTCATCGATGAGCAGGGCTTCCTTGACTTCTTCGTCATGGCGATCATCGCTGGCTCCATCCTGGGCATGCCGCGTGCGCTGCTGGTGAAGGCCGGGCCGCGCTTCGCCGTCCCGGTGCTTGGCACCATCACCGTAACGTTCCTGGTCATCGGCGCGGTGTCGATGGTCTTCGGCAACGGCTTCATCGAGGGCATATTGCTGGTCGCAGCGCCCATCATGGCCGGCGGCCTGGGCTTGGGAGCCCTGCCGATGTCCGAGATGTACGCCGCCCGCACAGGGCAGGACGCCTCCGCCTTCATGGGCGATCTGATGTCCGCCGTTGTGCTGGCCAACGTCTTCTGCATCATCTTCGCCGGCCTGCTCAACGGCCTGGGCAAGAACCGCCCGACCCTGTTCGCCGGCTTCTCCGGCAACGGCGACCTGATCCGGGTCAAGGGCAACCGCCGGGACCTGTCGATGCCGAAGAAGGACGACCACTCCACCTACATCACCCTGGGCAAAGGCCTGCTCTTCGCCGCCGTGATCTTCGTGGTCGGTGAGCTGATGGGAGCGTACCTGACCTTCCTGCATCCCTATGCCTGGGCCATCATCATCATGGTGACCCTCAAGCTGACCGGCTGGCTGCCGAAGGACCTCGAGGAGTCAGCCACCGACTGGGGCGACCTCATCAACGCCGTGCTGGTCCCGGCCCTGCTGGTGGGCGTCTCCCTGACCTACATCAAGATCGACGAGGTCCTGGTTTCCCTGGCCGACCCGGCCTTCATCATCCTGACCTTCCTGTGCGTGCTCGTGGCCGGCCTGTCCTCCGGCATCATCGGCTGGCTGGTGAAGTTCAACTTCGTGGAGGTGGCGATCGTCCCCGGACTCGTCATGGCGGACACCGGCGGATCCGGCGACGTCTCGGTCCTCAGCGCCTCCGAACGCATGCACCTGATGCCGTTTGCGGCGATCACCAACCGCATCGGCGGCACCCTGGTACTGTTCCTCACCTCCCTGATGGTGCCGATGCTGGCCCTCTGA
- a CDS encoding LLM class flavin-dependent oxidoreductase codes for MTVPLSILDLATIGKGETVRDSLEGSVALAQRAEELGYRRVWYAEHHNMSSIASSATSVLIAHVAAHTESIRLGAGGIMLPNHAPLTIAEQFGTLETLHPGRIDLGLGRAPGSDQNTMRAMRRDPMSAESFPQDVQELQGYLIGQTRIPGVEATPGKGTNVPLYILGSSLFGAKLAAALGLPYSFASHFAPNALRDAVAAYRREFQPSEQLAEPYVIAGVNVIAADSNEDAQAQLHITKRSRVSLLFGRDRTFTDEEADMILESPQGQHIEQMVKYSAVGTPEAVKEYLDGFAKHADADELIVAHQSPTTAQRLRSVELTAKVSGLVAA; via the coding sequence GTGACTGTTCCTCTTTCCATCCTCGATCTGGCAACCATCGGCAAGGGCGAGACGGTGCGGGACAGCCTTGAGGGCAGCGTTGCCCTCGCGCAGCGGGCCGAAGAGCTGGGCTACCGCCGCGTCTGGTACGCCGAGCACCACAACATGTCCTCCATCGCGTCCTCCGCCACCAGCGTGCTGATTGCCCATGTTGCCGCGCACACGGAGAGCATCAGGCTGGGCGCCGGCGGAATCATGCTGCCCAACCACGCGCCGCTGACCATTGCCGAGCAGTTCGGCACGCTGGAGACCCTGCACCCGGGGCGGATCGATCTTGGCCTGGGCCGCGCGCCGGGCAGCGACCAGAACACCATGCGCGCGATGCGCCGGGATCCGATGAGCGCCGAGAGTTTCCCGCAGGACGTGCAGGAGCTCCAGGGCTACCTGATCGGGCAGACGCGCATTCCCGGGGTGGAGGCCACGCCGGGCAAGGGCACCAATGTGCCGCTGTACATCCTTGGGTCCTCCCTCTTCGGCGCCAAGCTGGCCGCCGCGCTGGGCCTGCCCTACTCCTTTGCCTCGCACTTCGCGCCGAATGCGCTGCGGGATGCGGTGGCCGCCTACCGCCGCGAGTTCCAGCCCTCCGAGCAGCTGGCCGAGCCGTATGTGATCGCGGGCGTGAACGTCATCGCCGCCGATTCGAACGAAGATGCCCAGGCGCAGCTCCACATCACCAAGCGCTCCCGCGTCTCGCTGCTCTTCGGCCGCGACCGCACGTTCACCGACGAGGAAGCGGACATGATCCTTGAGTCGCCGCAGGGCCAGCACATCGAGCAGATGGTGAAGTACTCCGCGGTCGGCACGCCGGAGGCGGTTAAGGAGTACCTGGACGGCTTCGCCAAGCATGCCGACGCCGACGAACTGATTGTCGCGCACCAATCGCCGACGACGGCGCAGCGGCTCCGCTCGGTGGAGCTGACGGCCAAGGTCAGCGGACTGGTAGCTGCCTAA
- a CDS encoding PspC domain-containing protein: protein MNSTLVRPRSGKMIAGVCAALAARFGIPKLLVRIGFVIFGLVGIGEIVYILLWIMIPKAP, encoded by the coding sequence ATGAACTCAACGTTGGTTCGGCCCCGCAGTGGCAAAATGATCGCCGGCGTCTGTGCGGCGCTCGCCGCCCGGTTCGGTATTCCAAAGCTGCTTGTACGGATCGGGTTTGTGATCTTTGGCCTGGTGGGCATCGGTGAAATCGTCTACATCCTGCTGTGGATCATGATTCCCAAAGCACCCTGA
- a CDS encoding EamA family transporter, with the protein MKANGSTKKRGWAGVLTLLGSTLSNQTGAAVASLGFPLIGPVGVVAVRQFVAAALLLPIVRPRLRSFTRHQWWPVLLLALVFATMNLSLYSAVERIGLGLAVTLEFLGPLAVALFSSRKVGTAVAGLFAGAGVVIIAWPEPSTDYLGIGLALVAACSWASYILLNRSIGHRIPGIEGTAAATGVSALLFVPVGIILFLNYPPSFFAIACAATAGVMASAVPYVADLIALRHISTHVFGLLMSVNPVFAAVIGMLMLGQVFGATEWLGTMLIVCANVSVLLLGGPDKDDPAPAQASTGIRIRA; encoded by the coding sequence ATGAAGGCAAACGGCAGCACGAAGAAGCGCGGGTGGGCAGGCGTGCTCACCCTGCTCGGAAGCACGTTGTCCAACCAGACCGGAGCCGCGGTCGCTTCCCTCGGCTTTCCGCTGATCGGCCCGGTGGGAGTTGTTGCGGTGCGCCAGTTTGTCGCGGCGGCGCTGTTGCTTCCGATCGTTCGGCCGCGCCTGCGGAGTTTCACGCGCCATCAGTGGTGGCCAGTCCTGCTGCTGGCTCTGGTTTTTGCGACGATGAACCTCAGCCTGTACTCCGCCGTTGAGCGTATTGGACTAGGCCTGGCCGTTACCCTCGAATTCCTCGGCCCGCTTGCTGTTGCCCTCTTCAGCTCGCGGAAGGTCGGGACGGCGGTCGCCGGTCTTTTCGCCGGGGCCGGCGTTGTGATCATTGCCTGGCCAGAGCCCTCGACCGACTACCTTGGCATCGGGCTCGCGCTCGTTGCCGCGTGCAGTTGGGCATCGTACATTTTGCTAAACCGCTCTATTGGACACCGCATTCCGGGGATCGAAGGAACCGCGGCCGCGACGGGAGTGTCAGCGCTGCTGTTCGTACCGGTGGGCATCATCCTCTTTCTGAACTATCCGCCGAGCTTCTTCGCCATTGCCTGCGCAGCGACTGCCGGCGTCATGGCATCCGCGGTGCCCTACGTAGCCGACCTCATCGCCTTGCGTCACATATCCACCCACGTCTTCGGACTGCTGATGAGTGTGAACCCCGTTTTCGCCGCGGTGATCGGGATGCTCATGTTGGGCCAGGTATTCGGGGCAACCGAGTGGCTCGGCACCATGCTGATCGTCTGTGCCAACGTCAGTGTCCTGCTGCTCGGTGGCCCTGATAAAGATGATCCGGCTCCCGCGCAGGCATCGACTGGGATCCGCATTCGGGCTTAA
- a CDS encoding LysR family transcriptional regulator, which translates to MSVEIRHLRCLVALAETGSFTDAAIELGVSQASISRNLASLEDALGVRLVDRTTRSLQLSPAGERTLIHARRLLLVLDGLERDARSEKAVVRLGYAWSALGKHTVEFQRRWATAHPDTELQLIRTNAATAGLAEGVADLAILRREPDPEAFDMTRIGFEKRYCAMASDDPLVSRRSVTLAQVADGTVALDLRTGSTNIELWPADGRPQSTVSIGNIDDWLTVISSGQARGITAEATMHQYRRPGLTYRLVRDAPALPVYAAWPKSRPSGETGAIVKLLTELYS; encoded by the coding sequence ATGAGTGTTGAGATCCGCCACTTGCGCTGTTTGGTTGCCCTCGCCGAAACGGGCAGCTTTACCGATGCAGCCATCGAACTCGGCGTCTCGCAGGCTTCCATCTCCCGCAATTTGGCCAGCCTTGAAGACGCGCTCGGCGTCCGGCTTGTCGACCGCACAACGCGGTCGCTGCAACTGTCTCCGGCTGGCGAGAGGACGCTGATCCACGCCCGCCGCCTCCTTCTGGTCCTCGACGGGTTGGAACGGGACGCGCGGTCGGAGAAAGCGGTAGTCCGGCTGGGGTATGCCTGGTCCGCCCTTGGAAAGCACACCGTGGAGTTTCAACGCAGGTGGGCGACCGCCCATCCTGATACGGAACTCCAACTCATTCGCACCAATGCCGCCACCGCGGGTCTGGCCGAAGGGGTAGCAGACTTGGCCATTCTCCGGCGGGAGCCCGATCCCGAAGCCTTCGACATGACGCGCATCGGATTCGAAAAGCGCTATTGCGCGATGGCTTCGGATGACCCGTTGGTTTCACGCCGGAGTGTGACCCTGGCCCAGGTCGCCGATGGCACCGTTGCGCTCGACCTCCGCACCGGCAGCACGAACATTGAACTGTGGCCGGCAGACGGGCGGCCCCAATCCACCGTCAGCATCGGCAACATCGATGACTGGCTGACGGTCATCAGCAGCGGCCAAGCCCGCGGCATCACTGCCGAAGCCACCATGCACCAGTACCGCAGGCCGGGGCTGACCTATCGCCTAGTACGGGACGCCCCCGCACTGCCGGTCTATGCAGCTTGGCCGAAATCCCGCCCGTCGGGCGAAACCGGTGCCATCGTCAAATTGCTGACCGAGCTTTATAGCTAG
- a CDS encoding Lrp/AsnC family transcriptional regulator → MIDKIDRSILRSLQQDGRRTATALASDIGLTVAPCHRRLRELESSGVIRGYRADIERSAVGLGFEAIVFVTLRQVDRATLAEFERQVIANTHIIEAERLFGDIDYLLKVVAADLSAYQHFYDEELSALPAVEQLTSTIVMKNLKAGAGLPL, encoded by the coding sequence GTGATTGACAAGATTGATAGAAGTATTTTGCGCAGTCTCCAGCAGGATGGGCGAAGGACTGCCACTGCGCTCGCCAGCGACATCGGGCTGACCGTCGCGCCCTGCCACCGCCGGCTGCGGGAACTGGAGTCTTCCGGGGTGATCCGCGGCTACCGGGCTGACATCGAGCGGTCCGCCGTCGGGCTGGGTTTTGAGGCCATCGTGTTTGTCACCCTGCGCCAGGTGGACCGTGCCACGCTGGCAGAGTTCGAACGCCAGGTCATAGCCAATACGCACATCATTGAGGCGGAGCGGCTCTTCGGGGATATTGACTACCTGCTCAAGGTAGTCGCGGCGGATTTGTCTGCCTACCAGCACTTCTACGATGAGGAGCTCTCCGCGCTGCCCGCCGTCGAGCAACTGACCTCCACCATCGTCATGAAGAATCTCAAGGCCGGCGCGGGACTGCCACTCTGA